From the Cherax quadricarinatus isolate ZL_2023a chromosome 22, ASM3850222v1, whole genome shotgun sequence genome, one window contains:
- the LOC128689861 gene encoding glutamate receptor 2-like, whose amino-acid sequence MKVPARDVIRIAAETWVPYIEVIIREDGSYEVDGPIGNLLKIIAEEVELAVGPFTITPERETACDFSASVHTDDLAIMMTRPGLTNDISAFLRPFSLLVWLLFLCSAVSIGVALAGSLWAEGKMFTFPTILLIDKTPLFVLQTLTQDSPKWLPMKDGGRLVAATWLLASFVFASSYSGILTAMLAVPKVTIPIDSVADLVSQTKMPWRLEAGSMKPQFFMESEDPVRRKVATDMSGTIPDCWSARQDIADGKYAAICDETSMKKSMSWDFSVTGKCHLYIASHKVYSNAMKAMAFKVNSTYRKQADQVIMMVKESGLLARWMGLEITNTSQCLRPPSSDKREGIAALSLEAILGPFLVLASGNFWMLMIMKKWKFS is encoded by the exons ATGAAGGTTCCTGCCAGAGACGTCATCAGGATCGCCGCTGAAACT TGGGTTCCGTACATCGAAGTCATCATACGCGAAGACGGTAGTTACGAAGTAGACGGACCTATTGGTAACCTTCTCAAGATTATCGCCGAG GAAGTGGAGCTCGCTGTGGGACCCTTCACCATCACGCCGGAGAGGGAGACAGCTTGTGATTTTTCTGCTTCTGTTCACACTGATGACTTGGCTATCATGATGACCAGACCTGGACTCACCAACGACATCAGCGCCTTCCTCAGGCCCTTCTCTCTCCTG GTGTGGCTGCTCTTTCTGTGCAGTGCTGTGAGCATAGGAGTGGCCTTGGCAGGGAGCTTGTGGGCAGAAGGCAAGATGTTCACTTTTCCTACGATCCTCCTGATAGACAAGACGCCCCTCTTTGTTCTCCAGACACTCACACAAGACA GTCCTAAGTGGCTTCCCATGAAGGATGGTGGTCGCCTGGTTGCTGCTACCTGGCTCTTGGCATCGTTCGTCTTCGCCTCCTCCTACAGTGGGATCCTGACGGCCATGCTGGCGGTGCCTAAGGTCACCATCCCCATAGACTCCGTGGCTGACCTGGTGTCCCAGACTAAAATGCCCTGGCGTCTCGAGGCGGGGTCAATGAAGCCGCAATTCTTCATG GAGTCAGAGGACCCAGTGAGGAGGAAGGTGGCGACGGACATGTCCGGCACTATTCCAGACTGCTGGTCTGCGCGTCAAGACATCGCTGACGGGAAGTACGCTGCCATCTGCGATGAGACCTCCATGAAAAAGTCTATGTCCTGGGACTTCAG TGTTACAGGAAAATGTCATCTGTATATCGCCAGCCACAAGGTGTACTCCAACGCTATGAAGGCTATGGCCTTTAAGGTCAACTCCACCTACCGCAAGCAAGCTGACCAAGT CATCATGATGGTGAAGGAGTCAGGACTACTAGCGAGGTGGATGGGTTTAGAGATCACCAACACCAGCCAGTGTCTGCGACCTCCAAGTTCAGATAAGAGGGAAGGTATCGCTGCCCTCAGTCTGGAGGCTATCTTAGGCCCCTTCCTTGTCTTAGCCTCAGGTAACTTCTGGATGCTTATGATCATGAAAAAATGGAAATTTTCTTAA
- the LOC128689862 gene encoding glutamate receptor-like — MGNLLEIFAERMNFEYELVRPLDSLWGIKLENGSWNGMMGQVYRNEVEFALGPFAVTPQRANAIDFSVAVHSDNQAIIMTRPTLQNDIAGFLKPFSKEVWILIIMSLLSVSLAMVLLEALEGWIFSITTRKAVPKILMWMLQTLTQENPRWLPKWDGSRLIVITWLLASFVFTSSYSGILTAMLTVPRVTIPIDSLADLVAQSHLPWRLESGAMMLTYLQESEDEVRRKAFTGMSATIPDCWSARQGIASGKFAAICDETTMRKSISWDFSTSGQCHLYIARERVYSNLMMCLAFKINSTYLEKANSIIEMLRDTGVLSKWLENEITNTSQCLRPPAYDRGHGIQPLGLDLILGPLLIVLAGLSLALHVFAGEHLIHLLLPEKPSS; from the exons ATGGGTAACCTCCTTGAGATATTTGCTGAGAGAATGAATTTCGA ATACGAGCTGGTTCGTCCACTTGACTCATTGTGGGGAATTAAACTGGAGAACGGGTCCTGGAACGGAATGATGGGTCAGGTCTACAGGAAT GAGGTGGAGTTCGCTCTGGGCCCCTTCGCTGTAACTCCTCAAAGGGCAAACGCTATCGACTTCTCTGTAGCCGTCCATAGCGACAACCAAGCCATCATCATGACAAGACCCACTCTCCAGAACGATATCGCTGGGTTCCTCAAGCCTTTCAGCAAGGAg GTGTGGATTCTGATTATAATGAGTCTCCTTAGTGTGAGTCTGGCCATGGTGCTGCTGGAGGCGCTGGAGGGATGGATCTTCAGCATCACCACACGGAAGGCTGTACCCAAGATTCTCATGTGGATGTTACAGACTCTCACCCAGGAGA ACCCGCGGTGGCTGCCGAAATGGGATGGAAGCCGCCTGATAGTGATCACCTGGCTCCTGGCATCCTTCGTCTTCACCTCCTCCTACAGCGGGATCCTGACGGCCATGCTGACGGTGCCACGGGTCACTATACCCATCGACTCCCTGGCTGACCTAGTGGCCCAGTCTCACCTGCCCTGGCGCCTCGAGTCTGGTGCCATGATGCTGACATACCTCCAG GAATCTGAGGACGAGGTGCGACGTAAGGCCTTCACTGGGATGTCTGCCACCATCCCAGACTGCTGGTCGGCGAGGCAAGGCATCGCTAGTGGCAAATTTGCTGCTATCTGCGACGAGACTACCATGAGGAAGTCTATATCATGGGATTTCAG CACCAGCGGCCAGTGTCACCTGTACATAGCCAGGGAGAGAGTCTACTCCAAcctaatgatgtgtttggccttCAAGATCAACTCAACTTACCTGGAGAAGGCGAACAGTAT CATTGAGATGTTGCGTGACACGGGAGTGTTGTCCAAGTGGCTTGAAAATGAGATCACCAACACTAGCCAGTGTCTGCGTCCCCCGGCCTACGACCGCGGCCACGGCATTCAGCCCTTGGGCCTTGACTTAATCCTTGGTCCTTTGCTCATTGTGCTTGCAG GTTTGTCGCTGGCTCTTCATGTATTTGCTGGAGAACACTTGATTCACCTTCTTCTTCCGGAGAAGCCATCGTCATAA